The genome window TAAGACTAGGTATTGCCCATCGGGAATCACCTTCGGTCCCCACTGATAGTTTGGAGGCTCTTCAATGTAAGGTTCTCGCAATGGTTTACCGTTAATAAAGACTCGTCCACCATTCACTTCCACAGTTTCACCCGGTAGACCAATTACACGCTTGATAAAAGCATCTTTGAATTTCTGCTCCTTAAGAGCATCGGTAGGTTCAAAAACAATGATATCCCCTCGTTGGGGTGCACTGAACCGATAGGAGACTTTATCAACAATCAAGCGATCTCTTTCGATCAATGTTGGTCGCATTGATCCCGACGGGATCCAACGAGCCTCAGCTACAAATGTACGAATGCCCAGAGCTAGAACAACACTGAGGACGATCGTCTTTACACCTTC of Cyanobacteriota bacterium contains these proteins:
- the lepB gene encoding signal peptidase I produces the protein MAENNPIELTADKSAKGQAQVPENPWVEGVKTIVLSVVLALGIRTFVAEARWIPSGSMRPTLIERDRLIVDKVSYRFSAPQRGDIIVFEPTDALKEQKFKDAFIKRVIGLPGETVEVNGGRVFINGKPLREPYIEEPPNYQWGPKVIPDGQYLVLGDNRNNSYDSHYWGFVPRDRIIGRAFVRFWPPDRIGGLSSPSASP